Part of the Leptodactylus fuscus isolate aLepFus1 chromosome 6, aLepFus1.hap2, whole genome shotgun sequence genome, ttggcttgctgactcctcttctgtgtggtTTGTCTAattctgtgtacacttattcagagGGACCGTTTCCAAGTTGCCGTCTGTTGCGTAGGGTAGATCTGGCAAGTAAGTAGGGACAGGAGATGGGTCACGTTTAGGATTCATTGtctctttcttctcttcttcctgGTTTTAACAACAGCACTacagaattgcacaactagcaattcccttagagaacagatcttctgtggacgtAGTCTTACtctaatccttctgtctcttcatttaATCCAGACAGACTAGATTATGAAGGATTGGGGCAATAGCTGTGTAGgttatatcatcacttccaggactccttctccCAAGAGCAAACCACCAAATATTCATGGGGTTTTGGTTTCTCTTTTTCATTTTCATTGGTTagcttttgttaattgacaaactaGATTGATAAACTAGTaacacttgtgtttttgaaaacattcttactctgcagcatttttcccatgaaaattattgtgcttttttttttacatttgtggttCTACAACTGGGATTCtattaacttctataatactcaACAAGATAGCCCATCAGTCCACTTAATAGTTATTTACCCATAAATTTGAAAAAGATCTATTAGAGGATATATCATGTTTCATaatttaataattattattatattttttatttatttatgaaacaTGATGGATCATCTGATAGATctttttcaaaaaaatgtttttgtttttgtttttttataataaagTTGATGACTTACCAGGAGGAATAGTCGGGGTACAGTTGTCAGTGTAACAACATGTCATTGATGCCCATATACGTCGTTGACTATTGCTCAGACTGCCCATAAAACCGCAATAATCTGGACTCAGGCATGTCCTGATGAAAACTGGAGTCAAAACTCCAcctacaagtaaaaaaaaataaaaaaaattaagggaTTGTTCTACAGATTAGAAATGAAAGCTGTTCTTGTTGTAAAGTGTTTGACAATCTACAGAGTCTGAATTATTACAGAGAACaatagggggaatttatcaacaaATTTCTGCCAACTTTTTGGTGTAGATGTGTTACAATGTAACACACATTTGGCGCATGGACCAGTCTGCTCCTTGCCCTCCACTTTCAGAGAATCAGAGAAAGCAGCTGAACGGGGAGACATCAGCCTGTCAGTGTCTGGACAGCAGTTTGGGTAAAGACAGGGCTCTATGTTTAATGGTGCTCTACACTTACAACTGATTCCCTTTACTGTAAATCTATATAGTAATTGTTCAATAAACTCAATTGATAATCTTAAATGCACttctattctaaaaaaaaaaattcatcagGAGACCAGAATTATGATAGGCTCTGATGCACTCATGTAACTGCTACTTCTACACAGCCCGACATCCTCTCTTGTGGCCCAGTACATCACACTATTCCATGCTGCACTCTCACTCATATTGTCCCAGCTACCATCACTACCACTAgatagccagacatgtcctgcagcctggtccaccTTCACATTCCACATACATTTAGTTCCACAGAGAACTAGAAATTATAGAAATATGTTCTTAGGAGCCctaagtattctacactatgttttatagataggttcctaggagccctaagaatattctacactatgttttatagataggttcctaggagtcctaacagtattctacactatgttttatagataggttcctaggagccctaagagtattctacactatgttttatagataggttcctaggagccctaagagtattctacactatgtattatagataggttcctaggagtcctaacagtattctacactatgttttatagataggttcctaggagccctaagagtattctacactatgttttatagataggttcctaggagccctaagagtattctacactatgttttatagataggttcctaggagtcctaacagtattctacactatgttttatagataggttcctaggagccctaagagtattctacactatgttttatagataggttcctaggagccctaagagtattctacactatgttttatagataggttcctaggagccctaagagtattctacactatgttttatagataggttcctaggagtcctaaaagTGTTTTACATTATGATTAAGCCAATTTAAGACCCAATTCAAACTTGAACCACCTGAACcagaaatgaatcttgagaggtttttaCCGTCTCTAGTAACAAATCCTGCTcatgaaccagtttgctcatctctaatactaataaatgcacaaaatctagtattttttttatataactcaCCAATAATTACTTGTGTGTATATTGATCCACATGTAAAGCCTGAAGCACAAGTTATGCTGCTGCCTGTGCATGATGATGAAGTTTTGGACATGCACTGTGTACATGAGAGAGTATTACCTATAAAGATATGACACAATCAGCACATTTATCACTtattacactgtacattatattgttatcaggtagagatgagccaacagtaaaatattcgttattcgtttcgaatagccgctcaatattcgactattcgaacgaatatcgtaccccattatagtctatgggagaaaatgctttgtttcagcgGATCCCACCAttggactcaggagggtcaccaagtccactatgacacctcagcaaatgatgccaacacctctgcaatgcaactgggacagcaggggaagcatgtctggggacatctaacacaccaaagaccctctattaccccaacatcacagcctaacaactacacactatacacactcactacaacctctatcaaagtgggaaaatacctggaaaccttctttactccccaaatggatggacacaaacccaaatttaagctaaagaaacattaacaagcacccctttaaatcatgttgcccatgacaaccacagatggaataggcaatgggaaatccttcagtccccaccctgacctgtcattgtgtgtgtgtgtgtgtgtgtgtgtgtgtgtgtgatgtggtaagaccttccaaaattcacttttatggctcttaacatgagcccttccaaattaagttacaggcccttaatttgagctcccagcagagattgaggcccttcaggtgacttcagcctctatctgcagagttttaggccgtttaacttagttcagccttgtaccagcagagatttgttggttctttgggtgagttgacctttaaacagcagagatttcgtttttggcccttggggtgactagagccttgtagcagcagtgttttattttttggcccttggggggacCCCTAAAAAActgatttgcaggcccttggggggtatacatgaaaaattaattgaaataataattaaaaaaaaaaaaaagggtttttttatGATTACATACTGGAGAAGGGACTGGAGTTGTAGGAGGaagagtgaattgggtgctggcagcccctctctagTAATTGGACTGTGGACTGGCTATACAGCTGGATATTCACttgcacgtcctcgcccacgtcccctgctgctacgctgctgcatgatttgcagtttcactgtatattaagctctgaaaagctctgttatttcctgcctagcCAAAGCTAAAAGCACTGTATCgccctgagaccaagctctccctatcactccaaaacgaaaatgagacgaagatggccgacactattcttatgaagcagaggtcacatgttttcggcagccaatgggttttttcaatttttttcactgcctccgttgtcgtagttcctttcccaccttctctgcacagttattggtgcaaaaaatgcgccagggaaggtgggggggaatcgaatttttactgcatttgcggccttgtattcgattggaatcgaatacatcaaacggcctgatattcgatcgaatacccattcgatcgaacggtgttcactcatctctattattaggGTTACATATCAAAGGGTTAATCTGCTCCAGAAATGTATTTTTGCTACAAAGAGACCATCTGGGATTAATGAAATGAATAGTAATGTATTACATAGATGTGAGTATTATCATTCTACATACAGTGCACCTACTCACCACTACAGGGAATCACTGCAGTCCCAGGTAAAGGTTTGAATAACACATGTGATCCCATATCACGTCATACAGAAGTATCATCTCTATACTGAGCCTACTTTTTTAGACAATTTAGGCCAATATTTAACAATATTTTTTATCAGTGCAAACTTAGACAGTCTGAAAATACTCCAGATTCATCATAATGtgagatgctggatgataaattagACATATTGTTAGACTGACTCGACTTCATTTATACCATGTTTTAGTTGGcttattttatataaaaattttCATCAATATTTTGGCGCTTTTGGGAAGCATTAATGAGATGCCCCTTTTCCTGATATTCCACACCTAGGTGTTCTACATTgagccaaagatgtgccatatcTATGTCAGAGTCTAGCCATAACCATAGCAGTGAATCTGGACctcagtctcatttaatagaacatgtgattctggaccaaaatataaaGCACTTTAAttacaaatgttgctgttttctgcctaaaAACCTCTATAAATTTCCCGCCGCTAGGTGTCTCCATTCtgtctaatttgctgttcactccctgttcccACATCATCCCAACCACAGCTCTATTCCCTCATCTACCTTTGTCCTGCCCCAGAGAGGGCAGCACTACtagccattttatttttttacaatcaTTCTCCttgggctgagttcagacagagtttttcagtctggaatttgatgcggaggccgtcTCAGATTCCGGACCCAAAAACCAATAGcaacgactggatgccggtgcacgcAAAAAcccaattaggaagcggtttttggagcgttttctggagcggtttttagtaaaaaccgcttcagaaaacgccaggtgtTTTTTCCCTCCcagacagtgaatggaccgtaaaaaataAAACGCGTTGCGATTTTTGCCAAGAACCGTGCCAAAACCGCGACAcggtttccacctcccattcacttctattgacttcttgaggtggaatccgcctcaagaaaggtcacgtCGCTagaggtctccatagaccaccattttgagagggcagattatgacatggattctgtgccataatccgccccctctgttcccgtgtgaatgggcccttaggccaAAATATGCTCTTATATCTTAGTAAGAATATACAGGAATCttattttcttatggtagagctggaagggacctcaagggccatcgggtccaaccccctgcgagtgcaggttttcctaaatcatcccagctatatgtttatccagattccgcttgaagatttccattgatggagcgcccaccacctcccgtggcagcctattccactctctcactcccctcactgtcagaaagtttttcctaatgtctaatctgtttctctttccctttagtttcatcccattgcttcttgtacttccttgtgctaatgagaataggggagatccctctgcactgtgactacctttcagatatttgtagactgctattaaatctcccctcagccttctcttctgcaaactaaacaatcccagttcttttagccgctcctcataggacatggtttgcagaccttccaccattttggttgctcttctctggacttgctccaatatatcgatgtctttcttgaattgaggcgcccagaactgtacacagtattccaggtgtggtctgaccagggaagaggacagcggaataatgacctctcttgatctagattcaatgcttgtcttaatacatcccagaattttattcgccttttttgcagcagcaccgcactgttggctcatgttgaatttgtgatctactattatgcccaagtccttttcccctatgctatcacttagttctattcctcccatactatatatgttttatcAGTGTCTATCTATCAGTGCCCCTATTATAACTTCTAGAAGAAGAATTTTAGCAGCAAAAGACACACAGTAGCTGGAGTCAGGATGACTTTGTGGACACTTTGTGTACCTGGTGAGCAGGCAAAGCTGAATTCGACTGCTGAATCTGAAACACCTATGACCTGGCTGCCGACATTGCAGAGTGATTTAGTCGCACACCCCCGAGTGGAAAATGCAGCTGAATTGGATCCTGCAAAATAGACATAAGAATGTTCAGTACGGTGATAGGGCCCATTCCCACGGAATAATGCTGCactgggttccgtcttacgcgcgctacacattgaaatcaatgggaggctttttaacccattgatttcaatgtgctacgtgcgtaagacggaacccattgaagtcaatgggattctgttttgaagcgcctcactctgacacatgtttacgtttCATAATGAGCgtagcgttactctgtgggaacgggccctaagaTCTCATATATTGtcagaaagaaaagagaaagacAAACGTGATGATAGCAGCTTTGTCCTCAGATCTAAAAATGTCACTGATGATTGTAGCCATGTTATGTGctgcctagagatgagcgaacactgttcggatcagccgatccgaacagcacgcacccatagaaatgaatggaagcacctgtgacgctgactttgccgccggctggcgtcacaggtgtttccattcatttctatgggtgcgtgctgttcggatcagctgatccgaacagtgttcgctcatctgtagtgctGCCATCAGGAGAAAAAGTAGCATTTTAGAAGTTTGTATGAGTCACTGTCTCCTTGCCCATCAGCACCTCAAAATCATCACTGGGGGGCAGTAGGTTGCCATGGAGGAGGGGCTTAATGAATGTAATCAATTCATGTTTGCCAATTTACTAATCCTTCCATAGGCAAGATATAATAGTATTTCAGACAGTTTTAGGATATGATCACACAgaatatgtacagtcatggccaaaggttttgagaatgacacaaatattatattttcacatgatctgctgccctctggtttttatgtgtgtttgtcagatgtttttatcacatacagaaatagaattgcaatcatattattagtaacaaaagcttatagtgacagttagaatgagttaatgcagcaagtcaatatttgcagtgttgacccttcttcttcaggacctctgcaattctccctggcatgctctcaatcaacttctggaccaaatcctgactgatagctctccattcttgcacaatcaatgcttgcattttgtcagaatttgtaggtttttgtttgtccacccgtctcttgatgattgaccacaagttctcaatgggattaatatctggggagtttccaggtcatggtcccaaaatctctatgtttatgTCTATCTCTTcttcgccaaactgctcttggacagttgggagaagttgatcttggaggacattctggtcccattctttattcatggctgtgtttttaggcaagactgtgagagagccgattcccttggctgagaagcaaccccacacatgaatggtttcaggatgctttacagttggcatgagacaagactggtggtagcgctcacctcatcttctcagaataagctgttttccagatgtcccaaacaatcgaaaaggggattcctcagagaaaatgactttaccccagtcctcagcagtccactccctgtaccttttgcagaatatcagtctgtccctgatgttttttctggagagaagtggcttctttgctgccctccttgagaccaggccttgctccaataCTCTCCGCTTCACAGTGCGGGCAGatatactcacacctgcctgctgccattcctgagcaagctctgcactgctggtagcccgatcccgcagctgaaacacttttaagagacggtcctgttGCTTGTTGGTCTTTCTtgtgcgccctggagcctttttgccaacaatggaacctctctccttgaagttcttgatgatgcgatagattgttgactgaggtgcaatctttctagctgttaTACTCTtccgttaggccatttttgtgcagtgcaatgatgactgcacgtgtttctttagagataaccatggttaacagaagagaaacaatgatgccaagcaccagcctccttttaaagtgtccagtggtgtcattcttacttaatcatgacagattgatctccagccctgtcctcatcaacacccacacctgtgctaatggagcaatcactgaaacgatgttagctggtccttttaaggcagggctgcaatgatattgaaatgtgttttgggggataaagttcattttctaggtaaatattgactttgcaagtaattgctgttaagctgatcactctttataacattctggagtatctgcaaattgccattagaaaaactgaagcagtagactctgtaaaaattaatatttgtatcattctcaaaacttttggccatgactgtacaagcGGAAAAATTAACAATGTAGGTCCTGTTGCGGAATCTGCAAGTTCTGCACCAGCCAGGCAGATGTCAGGTGGAATTTACAGTTGATTTAGAGGCATAATCTGCATAACATTCAGCTGCTTGAACATATACTTGGGCTAAGGACCCACGAGAcaacccacagcaataaagcactgtgggaaaaactgcattggcaatgcattgcggttcttaccgctgcgctttaaacagaaagctcACAGTTTTCCTCCGCCGATTTTCTGTTACAGttttatctatggggaaactgccggcgtttctgtagatataattgacatactgcaatttctaaatccatgctggttttggaaattgcggcttgtctgcactgtggtttttaccgcaaagtgggcatgagatttgttttaatcccattcactttgcctgtactgtaaaattcagcaatttttcccgtggcaaattgcggcgttcccgacctgtggggccccggccttaggatgGAAATCAtactgcaaaaaacaaaccctcaagTGGCAACAAATTATGTTATGGATTTTAGGAtgcaacaatataaaaaaaacatattttgtcTACATTTAATCTGTTTTTTTAACaccttgctgtgttttttttttttttttttttttttggttcttcATAATATTTTTTGAGAaccataagtttttttttttactcatactGTTTTTAGtcattttcaattttatttttttttttataactatttTATGGTTCCATTGTCAGGATCAGGCTCAGAAGTATCTAAAGAAAGGTTCAATCCTAATGAGACAAAGAACGTATTTTTGGTACCTGTTATTTTTACTCTCTCGAGAACACATGTATCCTCATTCCCTATACATGTGACAATATCTGTGGGAGAACACCCGCTAGAGTCAGCAGATATGCAGGATGGACAGACCACTCCATTGGTGGTAGTGTTTACAGCTGGACCTGGAGACAGATAAGAGAAAGAGAGAACAATATAAAATAGACACGGGAAAATTATACAATGACTTGTTTTTATGACTCTTTCACTGTACAGTTTACCAAGTATAAGATCATATCAGCAAGAACATCAGTTATACATTACACAGAGTACTACAGGGCAGTCCGCACAGATGGTAGATAATTGTGTACAAAGAAACAAGTCTGTCAAGTCCAACGtataaacctaccaagttgatcctgtggaagacaaaaaaaaaaaaagcccacaaGGCTGAAAGGCTGAAGCCAATTCCTTCTCAACTACTAATATATCAAATGGACTAAGTCCTTCGGTCAACATCCATGAGAAGATCTCAActaaaggctggtcttacacgaccgtagtttaagaccgcaaatggtccgcaattcagggttttcaattgcggaccatttgcggacacattatattcaatgtggccttttACACcatcggatattttatccgtggtgtggccaggccgcaaccgtggtccgcaaatTATAGAAAATGTCTGTAATGGCCGTAattcatagaactctatgggcgagtgcggcaggacacgggcaTTTGCGGcgtctatgttgatgatcagcaactagttttgctgatcagcaacttgcggaccgtaaaagcattacggtcgtgtaagaccagctccAGTGTGTATAATACAGCTGTATTTATGCACCTATACTTCAGCCGCAGGGTCTGACAGTCTTATGACTCAGATTGAGTCATTGTaccctcaccggccactttattaggtacacctgtccaactgctcgttaacacttaatttctaatcagccaatcacatggcggcaactcagtgcatttaggcatgtagacatggtcaagacaatctcctgcagttcaaaccgagcatcagtatggggtgatttgagtgcctttgaacgtggcatggttgttggtgctagaagggctggtctgagtatttcagaaactgctgatctactgggattttcacgcacaactatctctagggtttacagagaatggtccgaaaaagaaaaaacatccagtgagcggcagttctgtgggcggaaatgcgttgttgatgccagaggtc contains:
- the LOC142209170 gene encoding uncharacterized protein LOC142209170, whose translation is MGSMSNSQGRIWASVSCCDTDNCTPAIPPGPAVNTTTNGVVCPSCISADSSGCSPTDIVTCIGNEDTCVLERVKITGSNSAAFSTRGCATKSLCNVGSQVIGVSDSAVEFSFACSPGNTLSCTQCMSKTSSSCTGSSITCASGFTCGSIYTQVIIGGVLTPVFIRTCLSPDYCGFMGSLSNSQRRIWASMTCCYTDNCTPTIPPVPAASSTPNGVVCSSCISDGYSGCTSSDTVTCTGDEDTCVLETAKITGPYRNTFFSARGCSTKSLCNLGSQVIPVLDTSLKLDFACTGGTQSVHKVVLTPTIVCLLLLKFFH